A genomic stretch from Terriglobia bacterium includes:
- a CDS encoding FtsX-like permease family protein gives MIRTQLLLRLLLKAAWVRKDRAFTALVSVAVVATIATAALTIYSDLENKLSREFRGFGANVIVAKNSGALTPSELADMRTIVGNGGEIVPVGYAIATEAASKSRIVVGGADVAKLRHLNSSWSFSNAGQGSALVGSRVDETISHGADIELSFGKSSAVIKPAGFFHSGSDDDSRVYISLDEFVRLTGVQPNTALLRVEGKPREIQNTINNLRTGLPKAEVKPVRQITQAQTAVVGKTRSVVLASSAVVVILIMLCMVATFTGSVLERRKDFAVMKALGASNRTVNFLFASESALLALTGSIAGYILGCGIAFWIGKANFDAAILPQPLLLVPVLLGSVLLALIASTAPLRLLQQIQPAGILRGE, from the coding sequence CTCTGTCGCCGTGGTCGCCACCATCGCCACTGCGGCGCTTACAATTTATTCCGATCTCGAAAATAAGCTCAGCCGCGAGTTCCGCGGCTTTGGCGCGAACGTGATTGTCGCAAAAAATTCCGGCGCTTTGACTCCCAGCGAATTGGCCGATATGCGCACTATCGTCGGCAACGGCGGAGAAATCGTCCCCGTCGGCTACGCCATCGCCACAGAAGCCGCCAGCAAATCCAGAATCGTAGTCGGCGGCGCCGATGTGGCTAAGCTTCGCCACCTCAACTCATCATGGTCTTTCAGCAATGCAGGCCAAGGCAGCGCTCTTGTCGGGTCCCGCGTCGATGAGACCATCTCTCACGGCGCGGATATTGAACTCTCATTCGGCAAAAGCTCTGCCGTCATCAAGCCGGCAGGGTTCTTCCATTCCGGCTCAGACGACGACAGCCGCGTCTATATTTCTCTCGACGAGTTCGTGCGCCTGACCGGCGTTCAGCCCAACACAGCTCTTCTTCGTGTGGAAGGCAAGCCACGCGAAATCCAGAACACGATCAATAACCTGCGGACCGGGCTGCCAAAAGCCGAAGTGAAACCAGTCCGGCAGATCACTCAGGCCCAGACCGCCGTTGTCGGCAAGACCCGCTCCGTCGTGCTCGCGTCCTCAGCCGTGGTCGTGATATTGATCATGCTTTGCATGGTAGCTACGTTTACCGGCTCCGTGCTTGAGCGCCGCAAAGATTTTGCCGTCATGAAAGCGCTGGGAGCTTCCAACCGGACAGTCAATTTCCTGTTCGCCTCTGAATCTGCCCTGCTGGCGCTCACCGGCTCTATCGCGGGATACATTTTGGGCTGCGGCATCGCGTTCTGGATCGGCAAGGCCAATTTTGATGCCGCCATTCTGCCGCAACCGCTGCTCCTTGTTCCGGTTTTGCTGGGAAGCGTCTTGCTGGCGTTGATCGCGTCCACAGCTCCGCTAAGATTGTTGCAGCAGATACAGCCCGCAGGGATCCTGCGAGGAGAATAA
- a CDS encoding ATP-binding cassette domain-containing protein: MPIELKNVTRVYKSNVEVRALDDVSLSVAPGEWLAVMGPSGSGKSTLVNLMGCLDQPTTGEIWIHGTNISKMTPAELNRFRAEKIGFIFQQFHLIPYLTALENIMLAQYFHSMTDKVEALSALDHVGLKDRAHHLPSQLSGGEQQRVCIARALINDPHIILADEPTGNLDAVNEEIVLRKLREMHAQGRTIIMVTHDPVVARLADRRLELHHGKIAAQEIFALADEEQFDEVLEELWVLAENGEPAELGRVEVEGALPMRLALERMESMGLVDLTEHALEPHTHKQVLNRCHVAFRPATEHTGHGDHMIIFTEKGRKRAEDVIRRHRLAERLFTQTFHVHDEKEVAEEACKFEHILSPEATERICTFLGHPRTCPHGSPIPAGECCIAAKTASSQQSVMDTPVAK; the protein is encoded by the coding sequence ATGCCGATTGAACTCAAGAACGTGACCCGTGTGTACAAGAGCAACGTCGAAGTCCGCGCGCTCGATGATGTCTCACTATCGGTGGCCCCGGGTGAATGGCTTGCCGTGATGGGCCCTTCCGGCTCGGGCAAATCCACGCTTGTCAACCTCATGGGCTGCCTTGATCAGCCCACCACCGGCGAAATCTGGATTCACGGCACCAACATTTCCAAAATGACCCCGGCGGAGCTGAACCGCTTCCGCGCGGAAAAAATCGGCTTCATCTTCCAGCAATTTCACCTCATCCCGTATCTCACGGCCCTTGAAAACATCATGCTGGCGCAATACTTCCACAGCATGACGGACAAAGTCGAAGCCCTGTCCGCGCTTGATCACGTTGGCCTCAAGGACCGTGCCCACCATCTGCCTTCGCAGCTTTCAGGCGGTGAGCAGCAGCGCGTCTGTATTGCCCGCGCCTTGATCAACGATCCGCACATTATCCTGGCCGACGAGCCCACCGGCAACCTTGACGCCGTGAATGAAGAAATCGTGCTGCGCAAGTTGCGTGAAATGCATGCGCAAGGACGCACCATCATCATGGTCACGCATGATCCTGTTGTTGCCCGTCTGGCTGACCGCCGGCTGGAGCTGCACCACGGCAAAATCGCGGCGCAGGAAATCTTTGCGCTTGCGGACGAAGAGCAGTTCGATGAAGTTCTGGAAGAGCTCTGGGTGCTGGCGGAAAACGGTGAGCCCGCCGAACTAGGCCGCGTTGAAGTTGAAGGCGCGTTGCCCATGCGGCTGGCTTTGGAGCGGATGGAGAGCATGGGGCTGGTCGATCTTACGGAACACGCCCTGGAGCCGCATACGCACAAGCAGGTGCTCAATCGATGCCATGTGGCGTTCCGTCCGGCTACTGAACATACAGGCCACGGCGACCACATGATCATCTTTACGGAAAAAGGCCGCAAGCGGGCAGAAGACGTGATTCGCCGCCACCGCCTCGCGGAACGTCTCTTTACCCAGACGTTTCATGTGCACGACGAAAAAGAAGTCGCGGAAGAAGCCTGCAAGTTCGAGCACATTCTTTCTCCGGAAGCAACGGAGCGCATCTGTACGTTCCTGGGCCATCCCCGCACTTGCCCTCACGGCAGTCCGATTCCCGCAGGCGAGTGCTGCATTGCGGCAAAGACCGCAAGCAGCCAACAGTCGGTTATGGACACACCCGTAGCAAAATAA
- a CDS encoding TonB family protein, whose protein sequence is MANHVIVPNQFFGKDVPKLNGLPQMHQSMLTSLFLNVKEAIFPEKLPPLRITSRPVNVGEIWSTARPKKATSGSLTLHAFAIAGLIAVSIWGGRSATVVKPEEHVTLIAPPLTDYQPVMKPVEAPKALAGGGGGGNASKIFESKGHLPKVAPEQIAPPTVEILNNKPKLAVEATVVAPANVKLPDNPNMPNLGNPMSARVTGPASNGSGTGGGIGSGASNGIGSGTGPGHGPGQGGGFGGGTYKLGDIGVTAPVAKFTPEPDFTEEARRAKYQGTVVLAAVVGPDGRPRNIRVVRGLGMGLDEKAVERVKTWLFEPGKKNGTPVAVAMNFEVDFRLF, encoded by the coding sequence ATGGCGAATCACGTAATCGTTCCCAATCAGTTCTTCGGTAAGGATGTTCCCAAGCTCAACGGCCTTCCGCAGATGCATCAGTCGATGCTGACGTCTCTGTTCCTGAACGTCAAGGAAGCGATATTCCCGGAAAAATTACCGCCTCTCCGAATCACTTCGCGTCCTGTGAACGTGGGCGAAATCTGGAGTACTGCCCGCCCCAAGAAAGCGACTTCAGGGTCGCTTACTTTGCACGCGTTTGCAATCGCGGGATTAATCGCGGTTTCCATCTGGGGCGGACGTTCCGCGACCGTGGTGAAACCGGAAGAGCATGTCACGCTGATTGCTCCGCCTCTTACCGATTATCAACCTGTGATGAAGCCGGTTGAAGCCCCTAAAGCCCTGGCGGGCGGCGGTGGCGGCGGTAACGCTTCAAAGATTTTTGAAAGCAAAGGACACTTGCCCAAGGTTGCGCCAGAGCAGATCGCGCCTCCAACGGTTGAGATCCTGAATAACAAACCGAAGCTAGCGGTTGAAGCGACCGTGGTAGCACCGGCCAATGTGAAACTGCCAGACAATCCAAACATGCCGAACCTCGGTAATCCCATGTCAGCCCGCGTGACTGGACCAGCTTCCAATGGAAGCGGTACAGGCGGCGGCATCGGTTCCGGCGCCAGCAATGGCATTGGCTCCGGCACTGGCCCGGGACACGGTCCGGGACAGGGTGGCGGTTTTGGCGGTGGCACTTACAAGCTGGGCGATATCGGAGTGACAGCGCCGGTAGCAAAATTTACGCCTGAGCCGGACTTTACGGAAGAAGCCCGCAGAGCAAAGTATCAGGGCACCGTGGTTCTGGCTGCGGTGGTTGGTCCGGATGGACGCCCGCGCAATATCAGGGTCGTCCGCGGTTTGGGTATGGGGCTGGATGAAAAAGCTGTTGAACGGGTAAAGACTTGGCTGTTCGAGCCCGGGAAAAAGAACGGAACGCCCGTAGCTGTAGCCATGAATTTTGAGGTGGATTTCCGACTGTTTTAA
- a CDS encoding dual specificity protein phosphatase family protein, with protein sequence MRFSGKSSSVRLFAAVLAVAFSFPLIGQTNPTSSIKHANVALPSVHIKNFGQINENYYRGAQPEGQDYNDLAALGVKTVINLINDEKSEEVATVQRMGMKYVHIPMTTGTPPTPDQIKQFLSLVEDPANQPIFVHCVGGKHRTGVMTAIYRMTEDGWNSDQAFKEMKQYKFGADFMHPEFKSFVYHYQPDHTRTATNTVPTNTNAAPNGNGNSRPIGSDGP encoded by the coding sequence TTGCGGTTTAGCGGTAAATCTTCGTCTGTACGTTTGTTTGCAGCGGTACTTGCAGTTGCTTTTTCGTTTCCACTAATCGGCCAGACCAATCCAACCAGTTCCATCAAACACGCAAATGTCGCCCTTCCCAGCGTTCACATCAAGAACTTTGGGCAGATCAATGAAAATTACTATCGTGGCGCGCAGCCTGAAGGCCAGGACTATAACGATCTCGCGGCGCTCGGTGTGAAAACGGTTATCAACCTCATCAATGATGAGAAAAGCGAGGAAGTAGCGACTGTGCAGCGGATGGGCATGAAGTATGTGCATATTCCGATGACAACCGGCACGCCGCCCACCCCAGACCAGATTAAGCAGTTTCTCTCCCTGGTGGAAGATCCTGCGAACCAACCGATTTTCGTCCACTGTGTGGGAGGAAAACATCGCACAGGCGTCATGACGGCGATCTATCGCATGACGGAAGATGGATGGAACTCAGATCAGGCATTCAAGGAAATGAAGCAGTACAAATTCGGAGCGGATTTCATGCACCCCGAATTCAAGAGCTTTGTTTATCACTATCAGCCCGACCACACTCGCACCGCAACCAATACGGTACCCACGAACACAAACGCTGCCCCCAATGGCAACGGAAACTCGCGTCCCATTGGCTCAGACGGCCCCTAA